The sequence below is a genomic window from Candidatus Eremiobacterota bacterium.
TGAACAGCTCTGCCCTCTATGCTTTGAAGACCATCCAGCAGCAGTACTTCTGGAACAAGAGGATCTACAGCATGTTTGTCAGGGAAGCCGAGGTCTGGGTGGAGCTTGAAAAGCATCCGAACATCGTGCAGGCCCATTTCGTGAGAATCCTGGGGGGATGCCCCTTCATTTATCTGGAATATATAAAAGGGACCAATCTGGATGCAGTGCTCAAGAAAGGACCCCTTCCCCTCTCTGCCACGCTGGATTTTGCCATACAGTTCTGCCGGGGAATGGATTATGCCTTCAAGAAGCTGGGCATTGTGCACCGGGACATCAAGCCTTCCAACTGCCTGATCACCGAGGAGGGAGTGCTGAAGATTTCTGACTTCGGTCTTGCCAAGATTTTTTCAGAGCCCGGGAGCATGGGTCCCGAGGAGGATCAGGCTTCAAGGGGAGAAATGCTCCCCATGCAGCCTCAGGGGATGCGGGTCACTGCCACAGGCGCCTTTCAGGGCACTCTCCCTTACATGGCTCCCGAGCGCTTCAAAAATTCCAATATCTCCGATATCACGGCCGACATATACTCCTTCGGCGTGATGCTTTTCGAGATGATCACGGGCACAAAGCCGGTGAACGCATCGGATCTCTCGGAGTTCATGATATTCCACAGCAAGGGTGAAGTGCCTGACATCAGGAAATACCAGCGGGCCATTCCCGACGAGCTCGCATCGCTTGTGATGAGATGCCTCGCCAATAAAGCCCAGGATCGCTTTCCCCACTTCGGCGAGCTGGAAAAGCTTCTGCTCAGCCTCTTCCAGTCCGTGACAGGGGCACCTTATATCTTCAAAGAGGAGGAACGGGAGCTCTCACCGCTTGACTGGGTGAACAAGGGGCGCTCCCTGGCGGCCCTCAACAGGGAGGAAGAAGCGCTCTCCTGCTTTGAGCAGGCCCTCAGGCATGACCATCGCAATGAATCAGCATGGCTTGCGAAGGGGAACACTCTCTGCTCCCTCGGCAGGCACAAAGACGCACTCCTTTGCTACAACAAGGTTCTTGAAACAGACAAGGACAATGAGGAGGCCTGGCTCAAGAAAGGCTCCACCTTCTTTGAGCTTAAAAGGCTCCAGGACGCACTTTCGTGTTACAACAGAGCACTGGAGATAAACCCGGAAAACCATGAGGCATGGATCAAAAAAGGTCTCTACTATGCCTATTTCGACAAAACCGTGGAAAGCCTCAAATGCTATGACGAAGCCCTCAAGGCGAACGGCAACTCGGCCGAGGCTGCCTATTACAAAGGAGCGAAGCTTCTTGAGGGGAAAAAGCTCAACGAGGCAATACTGCTTTTTGAGAAAGCGCTCGAGATCAATCCGCGGTGGATCGATGCATGGCTCAAAAAAGCCGAAGCCTTTGCCGAGAAAAAAAATACAGAGGAAGCGCTCCAGGCATACCTCAAGGTGCTCGAGATCGAGCCGGATAATGTGAGAGCCCTTCTTGCACAGGCCCAGGTGCTGCTGAAAGAGGACCACCACGAGAGGGCCCTCCCGCTCCTGCAGAAAATTCTCACTCTTGACGGCAGCCACAGGGAAGCGCTTAATCAGAGCTATGCCATTTCGAGAAGAATGGGACGGAACGAGGAAGCGCTGAGAATCTGCGAGAGAATTCTTGACCAGGATGGGGAAAACCTCACCTTTCTCCTCATAAAGGGAGAGATTCTTGACGAGCTCTTCCAGTTTGAGAGAGCCGAAGAGCACTACCAGGAGGCTATAGCGAGGGTGCCCCGCTGGGAAGAGGGCAGGAAGGCGCTGGAAGCCCTGATCAAGAGACGCAGGATTTACGAGAAGCATACCGAGGCATTCCTTGCCGAGGATATCGAGTTTCCCCAGGGAGACAAATCCATTCCCTCCATACCCGAAGAGGAAAGGAAAAAGTTCAAGGACTTCCTTGCAAAAGCGAAGAAAATCACGACAGAGGAGCTCCTCGCCCGCGGTCGTGAAGCCCATGAGAAAGCCTCCCTCTGGCAGGCTCTTCAGCTGATGCTCCAGGCTCTCCAGTCCAGGCCCGACCACGCCGAAGGCTGGCTCCTTGTGGGAAGGATAATGGGCGGACTTGAACTCCATGACCATGCATTCTATGCCTACGGAAGGTACCTCCATATGACTCACGACGCCCCGGTGGCCTTCTATGAAGTGGGCTTTCTCTTTGAAAAGGAGGGGAAAGTATACCGGGCCTTGAGGTGCATTCTGAAGGCTCTTAAGGCTGAGAACCGGAACTGGCGCCTCTGGCTCATGGCATTAGCCTATCTTTACCAGCTTGGAGCCTATGGCTGGGTAAAGGCCATGGCGCGAAAAGTGCTCACCCTTATGGCAAAGCGCCAGGCCACACCCCTCATGAGGCAATGCCAGGGCATCTGCGAATCAATCCTGGGTCTGTATGAAAAGGCCAACAGCACCTTTGATGAGCTTATCAGGGAAAACAGCAACGACTTCTTCAGCATCATCCACAAGGGCAACAACCTGAGGAGGCTCAGCCTCTCCAAAGAGAGCTCAGCGCTTTTCATCAAGGCAAACAGGCACCAGGACAACTCCCCCTACTATCTCTACTACCTTGGAATTCTTCACCAGCAGCTCTTGAACGAGAGCACGGCCTTAAGCTGCCTCTCGGAAGCCGAGAAAAAGAACAGGCTCCTCAGCGAAGCCACCCTTGCAAGGGCAATGCAGCTCATAGGGCAGGATTCCATGCAGGAGGCCGCCGAGATCATCAAAGGCGTGACCGGGCTCCCGAGAGGGAAGGGAAGAGCCTACGAGGCGCTGGGCTATCTCCACTGGAGACAGAACCAGTTCAGGGAGGCATTCCTTGCCCTCGAAGAGGGCAGCATGACCGATCCCTGGGATGGCGGCATTCCCATGAACAAGGCCCATGTCATGAGGAAAATCAGGACTGATAACAGCGCCATTCACTCGCTGCTGGAGCGCTATGAGGGAAACCACCCTCTCGAGGAGGAGCCTCTGATTATCCAGGCCATCCTCTGGCTCGAAGAGGAACACTATGAAAAGGCAGACCAGGCCCTCGCAAAGGCCCTTGCCATCTCGCCGCATTCGGCACGGGCCTGGAACACTGCCGGTATGGGAGCATGGCAGCGCCAGGAACGGGAAAAAGCCATGGAATGCTTCAGCCGCGCAATTGAGTGCCGCAAGGCCATTGAAGAAGCTCTCAACAACAGGGCGGCGCTCTATCTTGTCGAGGGAAAGACTGATGAAGCCGGCCGGGATCTTGATACCCTCCACCGGATGAATCCCAATCTCCCCTCGGGCTGCTATAACAGGGCTCTTTACCTCTGCCTCAGCGGCGCTAGCAAGGAGGCACTCGGAGAACTTGAGAGGGCCCAGCTCATGCTTGGAGAGACACGGAACCTGCTCACAGACCGCGCAATCTTCCACTTTCTCCTGAGGGACAAGAACACCACCGACCTCTGCCTCATCAAATCAGTAAAATCAGGCGACCAGAATGCGAAGACCTGGTTTCTGAAGGCTCTCCTTCACACCAGCTCCGGCACCCACGGCGCCTCTTTCAAATTCTATGAACAGGCCCTGAACCTCGAGAAGGATATTTACTTCTTCTGGCTCTGCTTCGGAGTATCCCTCAATGCGAGCGGTTCCCATGACAGGGCAAAAGAGGCAATAAGGAGAGGGGTGGCACTCCATCCCGGCATCTCTTTTGACACCGCAAGAACTTCGCTGGAAGAGAAGGAAATAGACGAGTTCATCATGCAGTGCGTCGGCAGTCCCATGTTCATCTCTACGGCTTTCTCATATGTCTGCCGCGATGACTATCATATCCTCCCGGGAGAGATAGCTTTCTTTCTCACCTAAAGCCTTTTCATGATCCACCAGGTCATGGCAACGGGAATGGAATCCACAATGCTCTCGTACTCTACAGGCGCTCTCATGGCAAAGTAAGGTGAGAAAAGCCCCTTCACGTCGTTTCCTGTGAAGCGGTGGCCAGCACCGCCTGAATTGAAGTACTTCTCACTGAAGCAGCGCAGAAGGTATATGCCGCCCTTTCTGAGGACGCGGAGGATTTCTGCCACAAAGGGTTCCCTCCGGGAGGGAAGAATATGGTGAAAACATCCCCTGTCATTTATTACGTCAAAGACATCCTGCCCGAAAGGAAGTGAGAGGGCATCACCCTGTACCAGCATGAATACCGCTCCTTGCTCCTCCCCGCGTTTACGGGCATGCGTGAGGGCTGCAAGGGAAATGTCAACACCGGTGCAGCAATGGCCCCGCCCTGAGAGAAAGACAAGATCGGTGCCCCACCCGCATCCCACATCGAGCACATGGGCCCTTCCCCCGATCTCCCTGCAGGTGAAGGCAACAAAGAGGCTTTCCGGCACGCCGGTCTCCCAGAGGAGGTGGTGATCTCCTTCAGCCTCATCGTATTCCCTTTCCCAGTCTATCGGATAGTGCATGGCACCTTCCCTTTCCCCGGGTCTCGCCGCAAGAGATATTTCATCACCAGGAAAGGAACCCCTCCTTCGTGGAAGGAGAATACCCAGGGGAGGAGAAATTTCAGATTATGAAGACCGCTGAGGGTGCTCATACCCGCACGGTTTCGGAGAACATTCTGGGGGGTTGCCATGGTCGATTCGCTCGATACTGCAGAAAAACTGGAGAAAATCCTTCTTGAAAATCCTGATGATCACAGGACGAGAATTGAGCTTGCCACCCACTGCATGTATTCAGGTGACTACTACAGCGCTGCCTATGAGCTTCAAAAGGTGGTAAAAAAGTCTCCTCCCTCTCCCATGTATGTGGACGCGTACTACCAGCTCGGAATAGTGCTCAGAACCCTTGGAAACTTCCCGGAAGCCCTCAAGTGCATGGGAAAAGTCATTGAGGCCGATGAAACCAACGGGAACGCCTTCTACTATTCGGGCCTCCTCCAGAGTGAACTCGGCGATCACAAGAAAGCCGCTGAGTCCCTGCAGAGATCCATCAGCCTCCTCCCCCAGCAGTCATATCTTCACTATGCACTGGGAAACACGCACCTGCAGCTTGGAAATGGAGACGAGGCCATCAAGGAGTTCCAGACAGCCCTCACTCTCTCTCCCAAGGATACACAAATCCGCAACAGCCTCGGCCTCTGCTATATTCTGAAGGGAGACTATCCCAGGGCTTCAGCAGAGCTTGGAGAAGCGCTGCTCGTAAACCCCAAGGACCCCACTGCCAATTTCCTTTACTCCTGGGTGAAGATCCGCCAGGAAGAGGAGATTGAGGCCATAGAAAAAGTGGAGAAATTTGTCCATAATGATCCCTCCAATCCTCTGGGCCATCTCACCCTCAGTGCCCTCCACCAGGTCATTGGAGAGTATTCCATGGGCGAAGAGGCTTACCGCAAGGGGGCAAAACTCCTCAAGATCGGAAAAGATCCCGTGCTCTACTCGGCCATCCAGGTGATCTCCTCCTCACTGAACGAGATCGCCAGGGAGAAAAACATGCTGGAGGAGGATGAGCTTCTTTACAAAGACGGCACAGTAAAAGCTTTTCAAGAGATTATGGGGTTGAAATCTCCGGCACTCCTGGAAAAGAGTCGGCTCACCGCCAGTCTGTCGCAGAAAATGGCCCAGGAGAATAAGGATTTTGATGATAGCGAGATAGAGGATATCCGCATCGCCGGGACGCTCTGCAACCTGGGAATGGCCTTTGTCCCCGACACCATCGTCAACAAGGAGGAGAAACTCACTGACGATGAGAAAAAAGTGCTTGCCACCCACCCCCTCCTGAGCCAGAAGGTCCTTCAGAAAATCGAGAGCTTCGCCGATGTCGTTCCCCTTATAAGGCACCACCACGAGCGCCATAACGGATCAGGCTTTCCCGACCATCTCAAGGGCGACGACATTCCCCTGGGAGCGGGTATAGTGGGGCTTGCTGACTTCTACGTGGAGATCACCGTCGGAAGCAAGCGGCAGAGGGCGGCGACAAAGGATGAGGCTCTGAGGACCATCAACACCCTGAAAGGCAATTTCTTCTCTCACAAGGCAGTCGAGCTGATAAACAAGGCGCTTTCATCACCGGAGAGCAGCTGAGAATTTCACCGGCTCACTTTACTTTATAGGAAGAGCAAGTATCTCCTTCACCTCACGGGAGAGATCTTCGCCGTCAAAAAGAATCTCCTTGCCTGCGAGGGCTTCGCCGGTGGGCATTTCATTATCCTTCGAGAGCATCATGGTGAGGAACAGGCCCTTTCGTGCCACCGTGTTGGGATAGGCGTCGCTGGCGTTGTAATAGTAATCTTTCGCAATGGTGAGAGCCCTCTCCCTGCCACTTTCCTCGTACCATCTGTCACGGGCGAAAAGATGTGCCAGGCTCAGGCGGGCCCCCCTCATAAAGCAGAGGACTGACCGCTTCTCAAGGTCATAGGGGGAAGGGAAGCACTGATCGGACATGTCGATGAGGCAGAGGGCATAGGCTCCCCAGTGCTCAGGCTCATAAGGCTTCATATGGAGGAGATAGGTAAACTGCTTGATGCTCCTGATGGGATCCATGAGCTCCTTGTAAAAGGTGACTGCACATTGCTGGAGGCACTTTATAAGCTCAGGCTCATTGTCAATATAGCGCAGGGAGTCCTCAAGCAGCGAAAGAATCTTTTTCCAGGCCTCTATCTGAAAGGTGGAGGTGAGAAGCTCTATTCCGAAGGTGGTTTCGTCGATATCCTCCTCCATGGCGGCAAGGGCTACCTTTACTTTGTCAAGCGTGTAAAGCTGCTCCTTCTGGAAGCTCTCCCTGTGAAAGGGAGAGCCGTCAAAAAAATCAAGGGGCTCGTAAAAGATATCCTCAGGAAGGACCTCCTGGGGGGAATGTTCAGTGAGTTCGTCCATGGCCGCTCCTCAAAGGTCGTATTCCCCTCTTTATTTCCCTTCATATCGACAGAATCCTCCATTGCCTGGAAAAAGGGAAAGCAGTGATTTCTGCGAATTTTCTTAGAGGTCATACTGAGAGTGCACAGGAATCCTCCATGGGTGAAGAAAACGTCATCGTAAATCCAGCCTCCTCGAAGAACCGCTTCGATACCCTCGGCTCAATTGTGAACGTCATCAATTCAACGCTGGACATAAGGAAAATCCTGGAGCTCATCATGGATAATGCCCTTGAGCTGATGGAAGCCGAGCGGGGATTTATCATGATGGTGGACCAGCAAGCCGACATCCTGGAGTTCAAGATAGCGAGAAACCTTGACAGGAAAAAGCTCGAAAGCGACGAGCTTGCCATAAGCAGAACCATCGTGAAGGAAGTATTTTCCGGGCAGAAGGCCGTGCTTACCCACAATGCGGCAAAGGATCCCCGCTATAAGAACAATCCGAGCGTGAAAGCCTTTGGGCTCCGCTCGGTAATCTGCGTGCCGCTTCTCGTCAAAGGGGAATGCCTTGGCGTCATCTACCTCGATAACCGCTTCAAGAAAGGCATATTTCAAGAAGAAGATCTTGATTTCATGTGCATTTTTGCCCATGAGATCGCTCTTGCCCTTGAAAATGCGAAGCTTGAACAGGAAAAAGCTTTCATAAGGGAAGTTTTCACCCATTATGTGAGCCCGGAAGTGGCGGAGGAGATAATAAAACGGGGATCTGAATACGACCTGCAGGGAGAGAAGCGCGAGGTCACCGTATTTTTTGCCGATATACGGGGATTTTCCACGATTTCCGAGGCGGCGGCCCCCCACGACCTTTTCTCACAGCTCAACGAGTTCTTTGAAGAAATGATTGCCATTACCTTCAGGAAACAGGGGACCTTCCTGAAGTTCCTCGGTGACGGCTTCATGGTTGCCTTCGGCGCGCCGCTCAGCCACAGCGACGATGCCATAAGGGCAGTGCAGGCGGCCATGGAGATGCGCCAGCACGTAGAGCTCCTCAACAGAAAGTGGGAAAAGGAGGGCAGACCACCCTTTCTCATGGGAATAGGAATCCACACCGGAGAGGCAATGGTGGGCAACGTGGGATGCCGCCAGAGGAGGGAATACACCGTCATCGGCGATGTGCCCAATACTGCATCACGCCTCGAAAATATGAACAAGGAGTTCCAGAGCACGATCATCCTGAGCGAGGCAACCTATCGGAAAGTGAGGGATTTCTGCACCGCTCTCCCCAGAGGCCCCGTCACCCTGAGGGGGAAAACTGAGCCGGTAAGCATCTATGTGGTACCCTGAAATCAGGAAAGCCTTTGCCTTCCTCTCCTTCCTTGCCTGCCTTATTCTCCCCTCACATTCCGCCTTTGGCGCAGAGGAGAATCCGGCTATTCATGTCACTTCGGACTTCGTGGGGAACGCCCGCGTATCCATTCGCCCCAGCGCACAGGGAAGCTTCGTAAAGGCGGCCGGCCAAGTTCCATGCGATATCAGGCCCTTGACCGAAGGCAACCAGGAAATCCGCATAGAGAAGCCCGATGGATTCTTCTTTGTTTACCGCGGCGAGAAAAAAGAGGTCTTCGCTCCGGAAAATATCATGATTACCACCACCAGGGAGGTGCTGTGGGAGAGAATACTTCTCGCCCTTGTCATTCCCCTGGCAGTCGCGGCGGAGCTCGGGAGAAGAGCCAGGAGGAGGCAATCTAAAACACTTGAGCAAAGCCTTCACCAGGCGGAGATCAAGACCTCGGAAGCGCAGGTCCGGGCCGAGCGCTCCTCCTTTGAGGGAGCCTTACCGGAGACAATTGCAGAGTATTCCATCGAAGGCGAGCTCGGCGAGGGAGGAATGGCGACGGTGTACAGGGGGCGTGACATGCATGGCGACCTGTTTGCGATAAAAGTGCCTCACAGAAAGCTCTTCAATGACCGCGACCTTGTGAAGCGCTTCGAGCACGAAGTGGCAATAAGCCTGTCACTGAAGCACCGCTCGATAGTCCGCACCTTTGACTGCAACCTGGATGACGGGCAGGGAATCCCCTATATCTGCTTCGAGTATGTCGAAGGGAGAACCCTCGCGAAAATCACCGCCGATGAAGCGCCCCTTGAGCCATCAAGGGCCATCAGGTATATCAGGGAGATTGCAGAAGCTCTCCGGCATGCCCATGAGCTCTCCATTGTGCACAGGGATCTCAAGCCCGGCAATATCATGATCACCTTTCACGACACGGTGAAAGTGATGGATTTCGGCGTGGCAAAGGCCGCCGATCTCTCCAGACTCACGGTTACGGACACGATGCTGGGCACGCCTCTTTACATGGCTCCGGAACAGATTGACAGCAAGGATGCCGATCCCCGGTCTGATCTTTACTCGCTTGGCATGATTTTTTACGAGCTGGTAACAGGCCACCTCCCCTTTGAAGAGGACGATCCCATCAAGGTGATCATGAAAAAGCATACCCACCAGCCGCCGCCGCCGGGGGTATTCGTGCCCTCCCTTCCCCGCCCCGTGGGGGAGGTCATAATGAAGCTCATCGAGAGGGAGCCTTCCCGCCGCTATCAATCCGCAGCGGCACTCATTGACGATCTCACGGCAAGGGGTCTTTCTCCATCAGATCATATCTGACAGAATCATGTGCTTGGCTTAAGAGGGATTTCACAGAAAAGGGCGAATACTCCCCATGAAACGGCCCAGCACAATGGAACCCATTGTGACGGCCGTTTCTTTATTTTCGGGAGGTTGCCATGCTCAGACTAGGAAGGTATCTCATCAGCTTCGAGCACGTGCCCCGCCACGAGCGCCTCAGGTGGGAGCTCGGCTCCACTACCGCAGAGGATATCGTGCTCTTTTACGGGCAGCTCGCCGCCCTCTACACTGCCGGCATCTCCTTTGTCCGATCGCTCACCATACTCTCCCGGCAGGCCACCAACAGAAAATTAGCCCTTATTCTTGATGCCGTGCGGCATGATATCAACGGCGGCTCAACCCTTTCCCACAGTATGAGCCGCCACTCCGGCACATTCAACGCCCTGGAGATACAGATCATAAAAGTGGGCGAGGCCGTGGGAGACCTTCCTCTTGTCCTTGAAAGGCTGGCTCTTCTTGGGAGGCGCCACCTGGAGCTTACTAGAAAGATCAAGTCCATGATGACTTATCCGCTTATTGTATTCTGCGCCTCACTTGCTCTCATAGGCTTTCTTGCGTGTTTCCTTTTCAACACCATCTTCCCGGCACTGGCGGCTCAGGGAATCGAGCTTCCTGCTGCCACCAGGGTTCTTATGCTCATCGCGGCAGCTCTGAAGAACCCTCTGGCAGGTCTGCTGGTACTCGCTGCGTGTTTCATGGCCTTCCGACTCTCCTGCTTTCTCTTCTCTCTTCCCTTTTTCAGGGAGCTGCTTGACCGCTTCATATGGAACCTGCCTCTCCTGGGAAAGACCCTTCAGAAAATATTCATGGCGAGGTTTTGTTATAACTTTGGCCTTATGTACGAGCACGGGGTAGGAATATTGAAGATCCTCGCCATTGAAGCCACCTCCTCATCGAACTCCATACTGAGAGCCGCCCTTCTTCGCGCGATTGACTCTCTGAAGGAGGGAGACTCCATTGCCGAAAGCCTCAAAAGGGAAGGAATATTTCCAAAGTCCCTCATCGATTTTCTGGCTATCGGCGAGTCAAGCGGCACAATTCCTTACTGCATGAAGAAGCTTGCCGAGTATTATGAGACCGAGGTCTCCTACTCTGTTGAGAATCTCTCATCAGCTCTTGAGCCTCTCATGATAGGGGGAATGGGAGTCTTTGTGGGGCTGGTGATCATGGTGGTGCTCTCCCCCCTCTACGGTGTCATCGCAAACCTGGGCCTGTAATTACTGAATCTCGTTCCAGACCGCTATGCGAGGCCTGCCGAAACGGTGGAGAGACTTGACGTAGCGGGTGTCAAAGGTGAGGTTGACGCTGTTGAGGGAGAGCCCCTTTAAGGCCAATGAACCTGCAGACGAAGTCGCCTCTTCGCCGTCCTCGTCAAGCACCGCGCCGCGGCTTGCGATGGCCCCTTTCACGGTGAGCCCGCCGGAAGGCGACCACGTTCCGTCAGCCATGGCCTCAAGAGAGGGATTTATCACTATGGCACCCTGGCCGATGATGAGGCCCTGATAGGTTCCCTTGGTGGCAAACTCCATATTCTTCGCGTGAATGACCATGCCCCGGTCCCTGGAATCCAGGCTCCCTCCCGTTATCTTCAGATTCCCCGATACTACGAGAGTGGCATTGGTCCCTACTATTGACGAGGGAGAAGAAGAAAGGCGAAGGAGTTTCTTTCTGAGGGAACAGCCCATGGACTGCGCCTGGCCGAGGCTGCCGGGCTCATACTCTGAAAGCTCCACATCGCCGTCAACAAAGAGAGTGCAGTCCTTGAGCACAAGGCCGGCACCGGAGAAACGCTCGCCGATTTTCACGAGCTCCTCCTTTCCGCTGCCCGCTGCCGATGAGGAGGATCCGAGAGAGCCCTGGAACCCCTGGGCGGGCTTCCACTTTCTGTCGTATATCACATAATGGTTTGAGAGATCGCCCTTCAGGTAAAACTTGTTGCGATGGGCATCGCCCTCCAGGGTAAGGGTGCTCTTCAGGAAGCACGCCGAGCCATACATGATCTTGATGAGATAGCGCTCGATAACCTCTTTCCGGCCGAAATCCGGCACGGCGCTGTGAAGCGCTGAGGAAGACTGGCTGTCAAGACCCAGCTGCGACATCAGCTCCGGAGGGAGCAGAGAGGGGTTTGACTTTGCAAGCTCGCAATATTCATTGACCTTTTGTTCAAAGGCTTTTGCCTTTTTCTTTGAGCCCACCCAGGTGAGGTATCCCTGCTGCATGGTAAAGGCATTGTCGCCGGTACCCACCTCTTCAAGCTCTGAGATGCTCTCGGGCCTGAGCTGCGAGAACCCCGAGAGCTCGGGAAACACAATCTGGGAAAGAGGATCCTTGTTCTCCGTGCAGAGGCCCTGGGCAATACCGTAACATTTCCTTCCGGTAAAGACATTGCCTGGGCTTACCTGAATGGGATCAAATGCTGAGCTGTCAAATGTCTCATCCGATGAAGCCTCCTTGCTGGCCGAGGTGCATGCGTTTCCCCTCAGGGAGTTGCCCTCGCTCTCCCTGGTACCGATGGAGACGGAAGCTTTGGGGAGCAGGTTAATTCCAAGGATGCCGTAGAAGTCAGCAATGCCAGATGGAGAGCGCACTCCCCTCGGAGAGCCTGACTTCAATGCTGCCCCCCTCGCTCCCGGGAAGAAAAGCGATGCCCGCAAGGCGCGGTAGTTATAAAGGGAGAGCACATCTCCTTTGACCACTGTTGGAGGCCATTTCCAGTCGGGCTGGCCGGGGCTCACCGCCTGCTGGATGAAGATGGGCGCCCTTGAGCAGAATGCGGCATAAGGCCATTTCCTGTTGATAATGGCCTCAAAGTACCGTGTGCTTCCCCCCACCGATACCCCTATTATGAGATCGATGGAACAGGCCGGTACGGAGCAGCCGCCGGCCTCTCTGTCCTTCCATCCTCTGCAGGGATATTCTCCCTGTGAGTTGTCGGTGGAATAATACTTCCTGGATGGATCAAAGGTAATGGTGACGGCCCCCGCAGGAACAGCAGGGCCCTCAGGGAAAGGGGGCTTTTCGTCATAGCGTTTTCTGAGATCGAGGGTGGAAAAGGTTGTGGAAGCGAGATCGACAGCATTGCTGTGCTCCGTCTCATACTGGTCAAGCTCGTAGATAAGCTGCGCCGCCGCGGCCTGGGCCGTGAAGAGGGCCTGGCGGTACTCCACCTGGGCGCGGACAAGATTAAGGTTGATGCTGCTGAGAGTCCCCAGTGCGAGGATCACCACGAGGAGGAGCGATGAAACAAGCAGTACAAGCAGGATGCTCCCTGCCGAGAGCCTCCTGGCAGGAAAGGATTTCTTTCCGTGAGGCCTGTGTGGTAAACTCATTCCTGATCCCCGTTGTGCATCGCTGAAACGGCAGAGATAAAGGTGGCGTCCTGGTGCTCGATACCGATCAGCAGCTCGTAAGTGACTGGATTTGCAAGGGCAGTATCCCCGCTTTCCCCGTCCTGCCGGGCGGAGAAAGAGAGAGATTTCACATTCCGCGCAACAACCCTGTCAGCCGAAGGCCGGGGAGTAAAACTCCCTGCCTGGTAAGGGGAAGGGGCATCACTGGGGGCGAAAAAATCCTCCTGGATATGGAGGGTCCCTGTCTCGCCTTGAAGGTAGAAGACCCCATGCTTCTGCCAGAGTATTGAGCCGGAGAGCGTATCATACTGCAGCCCGCCCGTCCTGCCGAAGGGGGAGAGAAAAGTGATGGCATCGCAGGCAAGGGTCCTGCCTGTGGTCTTCTCCTGGTAATTCTGC
It includes:
- a CDS encoding tetratricopeptide repeat protein, whose amino-acid sequence is MTDNGTNPWLIKVSELTCDDEGCQVLHDNGLASLQWADLGCLFIMNPRGMASTIVAPDLFIYDTKGSTLLFIDGNRFNYKKFLRKDLAATQDKNMTLLIKKILPQLRATYLDESLEAYLEKAYHLLPVHSSENEVGAYLRQVIQRAAAEAAAPAEEDEAHDEKGEVKAREWKTGDFIDENLRVKEVLKGGMGIVYIVNDLNSSALYALKTIQQQYFWNKRIYSMFVREAEVWVELEKHPNIVQAHFVRILGGCPFIYLEYIKGTNLDAVLKKGPLPLSATLDFAIQFCRGMDYAFKKLGIVHRDIKPSNCLITEEGVLKISDFGLAKIFSEPGSMGPEEDQASRGEMLPMQPQGMRVTATGAFQGTLPYMAPERFKNSNISDITADIYSFGVMLFEMITGTKPVNASDLSEFMIFHSKGEVPDIRKYQRAIPDELASLVMRCLANKAQDRFPHFGELEKLLLSLFQSVTGAPYIFKEEERELSPLDWVNKGRSLAALNREEEALSCFEQALRHDHRNESAWLAKGNTLCSLGRHKDALLCYNKVLETDKDNEEAWLKKGSTFFELKRLQDALSCYNRALEINPENHEAWIKKGLYYAYFDKTVESLKCYDEALKANGNSAEAAYYKGAKLLEGKKLNEAILLFEKALEINPRWIDAWLKKAEAFAEKKNTEEALQAYLKVLEIEPDNVRALLAQAQVLLKEDHHERALPLLQKILTLDGSHREALNQSYAISRRMGRNEEALRICERILDQDGENLTFLLIKGEILDELFQFERAEEHYQEAIARVPRWEEGRKALEALIKRRRIYEKHTEAFLAEDIEFPQGDKSIPSIPEEERKKFKDFLAKAKKITTEELLARGREAHEKASLWQALQLMLQALQSRPDHAEGWLLVGRIMGGLELHDHAFYAYGRYLHMTHDAPVAFYEVGFLFEKEGKVYRALRCILKALKAENRNWRLWLMALAYLYQLGAYGWVKAMARKVLTLMAKRQATPLMRQCQGICESILGLYEKANSTFDELIRENSNDFFSIIHKGNNLRRLSLSKESSALFIKANRHQDNSPYYLYYLGILHQQLLNESTALSCLSEAEKKNRLLSEATLARAMQLIGQDSMQEAAEIIKGVTGLPRGKGRAYEALGYLHWRQNQFREAFLALEEGSMTDPWDGGIPMNKAHVMRKIRTDNSAIHSLLERYEGNHPLEEEPLIIQAILWLEEEHYEKADQALAKALAISPHSARAWNTAGMGAWQRQEREKAMECFSRAIECRKAIEEALNNRAALYLVEGKTDEAGRDLDTLHRMNPNLPSGCYNRALYLCLSGASKEALGELERAQLMLGETRNLLTDRAIFHFLLRDKNTTDLCLIKSVKSGDQNAKTWFLKALLHTSSGTHGASFKFYEQALNLEKDIYFFWLCFGVSLNASGSHDRAKEAIRRGVALHPGISFDTARTSLEEKEIDEFIMQCVGSPMFISTAFSYVCRDDYHILPGEIAFFLT
- a CDS encoding class I SAM-dependent methyltransferase, whose product is MHYPIDWEREYDEAEGDHHLLWETGVPESLFVAFTCREIGGRAHVLDVGCGWGTDLVFLSGRGHCCTGVDISLAALTHARKRGEEQGAVFMLVQGDALSLPFGQDVFDVINDRGCFHHILPSRREPFVAEILRVLRKGGIYLLRCFSEKYFNSGGAGHRFTGNDVKGLFSPYFAMRAPVEYESIVDSIPVAMTWWIMKRL
- a CDS encoding tetratricopeptide repeat protein, which encodes MVDSLDTAEKLEKILLENPDDHRTRIELATHCMYSGDYYSAAYELQKVVKKSPPSPMYVDAYYQLGIVLRTLGNFPEALKCMGKVIEADETNGNAFYYSGLLQSELGDHKKAAESLQRSISLLPQQSYLHYALGNTHLQLGNGDEAIKEFQTALTLSPKDTQIRNSLGLCYILKGDYPRASAELGEALLVNPKDPTANFLYSWVKIRQEEEIEAIEKVEKFVHNDPSNPLGHLTLSALHQVIGEYSMGEEAYRKGAKLLKIGKDPVLYSAIQVISSSLNEIAREKNMLEEDELLYKDGTVKAFQEIMGLKSPALLEKSRLTASLSQKMAQENKDFDDSEIEDIRIAGTLCNLGMAFVPDTIVNKEEKLTDDEKKVLATHPLLSQKVLQKIESFADVVPLIRHHHERHNGSGFPDHLKGDDIPLGAGIVGLADFYVEITVGSKRQRAATKDEALRTINTLKGNFFSHKAVELINKALSSPESS
- a CDS encoding adenylate/guanylate cyclase domain-containing protein; its protein translation is MGEENVIVNPASSKNRFDTLGSIVNVINSTLDIRKILELIMDNALELMEAERGFIMMVDQQADILEFKIARNLDRKKLESDELAISRTIVKEVFSGQKAVLTHNAAKDPRYKNNPSVKAFGLRSVICVPLLVKGECLGVIYLDNRFKKGIFQEEDLDFMCIFAHEIALALENAKLEQEKAFIREVFTHYVSPEVAEEIIKRGSEYDLQGEKREVTVFFADIRGFSTISEAAAPHDLFSQLNEFFEEMIAITFRKQGTFLKFLGDGFMVAFGAPLSHSDDAIRAVQAAMEMRQHVELLNRKWEKEGRPPFLMGIGIHTGEAMVGNVGCRQRREYTVIGDVPNTASRLENMNKEFQSTIILSEATYRKVRDFCTALPRGPVTLRGKTEPVSIYVVP